A stretch of Paenibacillus sp. URB8-2 DNA encodes these proteins:
- a CDS encoding putative ABC transporter permease, translated as MSGLLTWSREAAHSVPGEYFYYFIVYSILGWFIEGMYNWYSSGTFRKEGLMKGPYKPMYGFAPLLLLALGVTAMPLPLFLAATFVVPSAVEYATGALLKLLFRRRWWDYSGQAYQLGGHICLQFSLYWWGLSVVCLVAVHPLMTQLYSLTADIWSVLLPMTVLGFAADLALTFRIRRREAGLPELGDGNGGAL; from the coding sequence ATGTCGGGATTGTTGACTTGGAGCCGGGAGGCGGCGCATAGTGTGCCGGGAGAATATTTTTATTATTTTATCGTCTACTCGATATTGGGCTGGTTTATAGAGGGTATGTATAATTGGTACAGCAGCGGGACGTTCCGCAAAGAGGGGCTTATGAAAGGGCCGTATAAACCTATGTACGGTTTCGCTCCTCTGCTGCTGCTGGCTTTAGGCGTTACAGCCATGCCGCTGCCGTTGTTTCTAGCCGCCACATTTGTCGTACCGTCGGCAGTGGAATATGCCACCGGGGCATTGCTGAAGCTCCTGTTCCGCCGCCGGTGGTGGGATTACTCGGGCCAAGCGTATCAGCTCGGCGGGCATATTTGTCTGCAGTTCTCTCTGTACTGGTGGGGATTGTCGGTTGTATGCCTCGTTGCCGTTCACCCGCTGATGACCCAGCTGTATTCGCTTACGGCGGATATCTGGAGTGTGCTGCTCCCCATGACTGTCCTTGGCTTCGCCGCCGATCTCGCCTTGACTTTCCGTATCCGCCGCAGGGAGGCGGGGCTGCCGGAGCTTGGTGACGGGAACGGCGGAGCTTTGTGA
- a CDS encoding lipid II flippase Amj family protein — MAGNLLVVFLLTMVIHTAETLSYSVRYAGVRLNKIAIALSLTGIIVLVSRTANLIQAPLTAKFVDVARTDSSFPMENYLRIILLGGSLGTLIAIGLFPTFIGLFERIISKLEIQGSIPKLLASVTNGQLKNTRKYIRRPKIGLYYFRYLDVPKRLIVLNIFVTAFYTVGVMSSLFAAHLVPKYSMTASQASGIINGLATILLTIFIDPQLGLITDKATASPEHRSRLGKVYVLLMGSRFLGTLLGQLVLEPAAYLISWVVRLMV, encoded by the coding sequence ATGGCCGGAAATCTGCTTGTCGTCTTTCTTCTTACAATGGTTATACATACCGCCGAAACGTTGTCGTATTCCGTCCGGTACGCCGGGGTCAGGCTGAACAAAATCGCGATCGCGCTGTCTCTGACCGGCATCATAGTACTGGTATCCCGAACCGCCAATCTGATTCAGGCTCCGCTGACAGCCAAGTTTGTGGATGTGGCGAGAACCGATTCAAGCTTTCCCATGGAGAATTATTTAAGGATTATCCTGCTGGGCGGCTCGCTGGGAACGCTGATTGCAATCGGACTGTTTCCCACATTTATCGGACTGTTCGAGCGCATCATCTCCAAGCTGGAGATCCAGGGATCGATTCCGAAGCTGCTGGCCAGCGTCACCAACGGACAATTGAAAAATACCCGCAAATATATCAGACGGCCGAAAATCGGGCTGTACTATTTCCGGTACCTGGATGTTCCGAAACGGCTGATCGTGCTGAATATTTTCGTCACGGCTTTTTATACGGTGGGCGTAATGTCGTCGCTGTTCGCGGCCCATCTCGTTCCGAAGTACAGCATGACCGCTTCCCAGGCCTCGGGGATTATTAACGGGCTGGCGACGATTCTGCTGACGATCTTCATCGACCCGCAGCTTGGGCTGATTACCGACAAGGCGACAGCCAGCCCGGAACACCGCAGCCGGCTCGGCAAGGTATACGTGCTGCTCATGGGCTCCCGGTTTCTGGGCACGCTGCTCGGGCAGCTTGTTCTCGAACCTGCCGCCTATCTGATCAGTTGGGTCGTCAGGCTCATGGTGTGA
- a CDS encoding SDR family oxidoreductase translates to MNQSENRNADAVAIVTGASSGFGLLTAVKLAEQGFRVIAAMRKPSRKEELERRAERSGILDRVQVMRMDVTDPTGIEETVNAVLAAYGRIDVLVNNAGYAVGGFVEEVPMEDWRRQLETNFFGLVAVTKAVLPHMRERRAGLIVNIGSVSGLAAFPGYAPYAASKFAVEGFSESLRHEMSPLGVKVVILEPGAYRTAIWNKGLSQIAATGDSTYKARLDAVLRYSRKAADTAPDPQEVADLIGRIVRLRSPRLRYTLGRGSRLLIRGRALLPWSWFERIVARALR, encoded by the coding sequence TTGAATCAATCGGAGAACCGGAACGCGGACGCGGTCGCCATCGTCACGGGGGCATCCAGCGGCTTCGGGCTGCTCACGGCGGTAAAGCTGGCGGAGCAGGGCTTCAGGGTCATCGCGGCTATGCGCAAGCCATCGAGGAAGGAAGAGCTGGAGCGGCGGGCGGAGCGCTCCGGCATCCTGGACCGTGTGCAGGTGATGCGTATGGATGTGACCGACCCCACCGGAATCGAGGAGACCGTGAATGCGGTTTTGGCTGCTTACGGCAGAATCGACGTCCTGGTCAATAATGCCGGCTATGCAGTGGGCGGCTTTGTGGAGGAGGTGCCGATGGAGGATTGGCGCCGCCAGCTGGAGACGAATTTTTTCGGTCTGGTCGCGGTGACGAAAGCCGTTCTTCCGCATATGCGGGAACGCCGGGCAGGCCTCATCGTCAACATCGGCAGCGTCAGCGGACTAGCCGCTTTTCCCGGTTACGCGCCTTACGCGGCTTCCAAATTCGCGGTCGAGGGCTTCAGCGAGAGCCTGCGGCATGAAATGTCGCCGCTGGGGGTGAAGGTCGTCATACTGGAGCCGGGAGCGTACCGCACCGCCATTTGGAACAAGGGCCTGTCGCAGATCGCCGCAACCGGGGACTCTACTTACAAAGCGCGTCTGGATGCGGTACTGCGGTATTCACGCAAAGCTGCGGACACGGCGCCCGATCCGCAGGAAGTTGCCGACCTGATCGGCCGCATTGTGCGCCTGCGATCACCCCGGCTGCGCTATACACTTGGAAGGGGCTCGCGGCTGCTGATCCGGGGCAGGGCGCTTCTGCCGTGGAGCTGGTTTGAGCGAATCGTGGCCCGGGCGCTCCGCTGA
- a CDS encoding DUF4265 domain-containing protein encodes MPEFMEVQLCFDEAGREIEILEVTRIGENEYRIEETPVFRPDLSLGDIIKVKEERGVCYYVETIRKSDYRKVVRLLSREAARSLELAAFRERVLNRNGKWETVFGGLLIVHIPREADKTLETELEAIARTYGIDGGK; translated from the coding sequence ATGCCTGAGTTTATGGAGGTTCAGCTTTGTTTCGACGAAGCGGGACGTGAAATTGAAATTCTCGAGGTGACTCGCATCGGCGAGAACGAATACCGGATTGAAGAGACGCCCGTGTTTAGGCCGGACCTGTCTCTGGGAGATATTATTAAAGTGAAAGAAGAGCGCGGCGTCTGCTACTATGTGGAAACCATACGGAAGTCGGATTACCGGAAAGTGGTCAGGTTGCTCAGCCGGGAAGCCGCCCGTTCGCTGGAGCTTGCCGCATTCAGGGAACGTGTGCTGAACCGGAACGGAAAATGGGAAACCGTCTTTGGCGGTCTGCTCATCGTTCACATTCCACGGGAAGCGGATAAGACCCTGGAGACCGAACTTGAAGCTATAGCGCGTACATACGGAATTGATGGAGGGAAATGA
- the lepB gene encoding signal peptidase I produces the protein MNKFAKLIKDWVPTLLIAVVLSLLVRSYVAEAMSVPTESMVPTIQVGDRLIVDKMLWATSLKHGDIVVFHPPIAGETKLYVKRLIGLPGDVVQIKDGALYRNGVKADESYLKVEMDYSFGPVTVPDDHYFFLGDNRNISFDAHLWDTPFVSKDKLIGKVVLEIPVHKLLR, from the coding sequence TTGAACAAATTCGCCAAACTGATTAAAGATTGGGTGCCTACGCTGCTGATTGCCGTTGTCCTTTCTTTGCTTGTCCGCAGCTATGTAGCCGAAGCGATGAGCGTTCCGACCGAGTCGATGGTTCCGACCATCCAGGTGGGAGACCGTCTGATTGTGGACAAAATGCTGTGGGCCACCTCGCTGAAGCATGGGGACATCGTCGTGTTCCATCCTCCCATCGCCGGCGAGACGAAGCTGTATGTCAAACGGCTGATCGGACTCCCCGGAGATGTCGTGCAGATCAAGGACGGCGCGCTGTACCGCAACGGGGTTAAGGCTGACGAATCATACCTTAAAGTAGAGATGGATTACTCCTTCGGACCGGTTACGGTTCCCGACGATCACTATTTTTTCCTGGGAGACAACCGGAATATCAGCTTCGACGCGCATTTATGGGACACGCCCTTTGTCTCGAAGGATAAGCTGATCGGCAAAGTTGTGCTGGAGATTCCCGTTCACAAACTGCTGCGTTGA
- the trpS gene encoding tryptophan--tRNA ligase — translation MNQERVLTGDRVTGKLHLGHYAGTLKNRVELQHRYDTFIMLADVQALTTHFHQPGLIRTHLREIALDYLAAGIDPGRATIFIQSMIPEIAELTQFYSMFVTVNSLRHNPTIKSEAQSGGGDEMYYGFLGYPVSQAADITFCKATIIPVGEDQLPLIELTRKVVRRFNELYRPVLTLPRALVGDTPRLVGTDGSAKMSKSLGNAILLDSSREELELKMRKAVTDPSRVRKGDPGHPDICPVYAYHRCFRPEGAEEIGEECRKGAIGCAECKRRAVEAIAQLLEPMSERRAHYAARPREVDDLLMSGTDRARAIARETMLEVREAMGLDYFAGSTRGLS, via the coding sequence ATGAATCAAGAGAGAGTATTAACCGGGGACCGCGTGACCGGAAAGCTGCATCTGGGCCATTACGCAGGAACCCTTAAGAACCGGGTAGAGCTTCAGCACCGGTACGACACTTTTATTATGCTGGCCGATGTTCAGGCGCTGACTACCCATTTTCATCAGCCCGGGCTGATTCGTACGCATTTGCGGGAGATCGCTCTGGACTATTTGGCGGCGGGGATCGACCCCGGGCGGGCGACCATCTTCATCCAGTCGATGATTCCGGAAATCGCCGAGCTGACCCAGTTCTATTCCATGTTCGTTACCGTGAACAGTCTGCGCCATAACCCGACCATCAAATCGGAAGCGCAAAGCGGCGGGGGAGATGAGATGTACTACGGATTCCTCGGTTATCCCGTCAGCCAGGCGGCGGATATTACGTTCTGCAAGGCGACGATCATTCCGGTGGGAGAGGACCAGCTGCCCCTTATCGAATTAACTCGCAAAGTCGTCCGCCGGTTTAATGAACTGTACCGGCCCGTGTTGACACTGCCACGGGCGCTTGTCGGCGATACCCCGCGGCTGGTGGGAACGGATGGAAGCGCCAAGATGAGCAAGAGCCTCGGCAACGCGATTCTTCTCGACTCCTCGCGGGAGGAACTTGAACTGAAGATGCGCAAAGCGGTGACTGACCCCTCCCGCGTACGCAAGGGCGACCCGGGGCATCCGGACATCTGCCCGGTCTATGCGTACCACCGCTGCTTCCGGCCGGAAGGCGCGGAAGAGATCGGCGAGGAATGCCGCAAGGGCGCGATCGGCTGCGCGGAATGCAAACGGCGCGCGGTGGAAGCCATCGCGCAGCTGCTGGAGCCCATGTCGGAGCGCAGGGCGCATTATGCGGCCCGCCCCCGTGAGGTTGACGATCTGCTGATGAGCGGCACGGACCGCGCCCGCGCGATTGCGCGCGAGACGATGCTGGAGGTGCGGGAGGCGATGGGGCTGGACTATTTTGCCGGATCTACCCGGGGACTAAGCTGA
- a CDS encoding DMT family transporter, with translation MKMTKSMANVLLLSISLLWGSGFVVTKIALDANASAGFINFFRGFLFVVLVLIFFNKKIFKMTFKEFKIGLIAGLLNFGGYLTQTIGVKYTTPSNNAFISATYVVIVPFIAWAIYRKRLQVKSFTSILLCMLGMGILTGVLDQALTINKGDAYSLLCALFYAGSIVYLSYGARTTDVSIVAFMLAAVQSIGGLVFFLCVETEQLADINWSAAIIPLLYIGIMCSFVAQTIQILAQKHTSATSAGLIMMLEGVFGSVFSVAFGFEMFTDHLFFGGMLIMLSLILMEVDFQHLFIKIRSSSKG, from the coding sequence ATGAAAATGACAAAATCCATGGCAAATGTCCTGCTGTTGTCCATTTCTTTACTTTGGGGTTCCGGGTTTGTGGTAACCAAAATAGCGCTGGACGCAAACGCGTCTGCAGGATTCATAAACTTTTTTCGGGGCTTCCTCTTTGTTGTTCTCGTGCTTATTTTCTTTAATAAAAAGATATTTAAAATGACCTTTAAGGAATTTAAAATCGGTTTGATTGCCGGATTGCTTAATTTTGGCGGATATCTCACGCAAACCATTGGTGTCAAGTACACCACTCCATCCAATAACGCTTTTATTTCAGCGACATATGTCGTAATTGTCCCTTTCATAGCCTGGGCTATATATCGAAAGCGGCTCCAAGTAAAAAGCTTTACTTCCATTTTGTTATGTATGCTTGGCATGGGAATACTAACTGGAGTATTAGACCAGGCATTAACTATAAATAAAGGTGATGCATACTCTCTTCTTTGTGCGCTGTTTTATGCCGGCTCGATTGTATATCTCAGCTATGGAGCAAGAACAACGGATGTAAGTATTGTGGCCTTTATGCTTGCGGCGGTACAATCCATCGGCGGATTGGTTTTTTTCCTTTGCGTAGAAACGGAACAGCTTGCGGATATCAATTGGTCGGCTGCCATAATCCCATTGTTGTACATAGGAATCATGTGTTCATTTGTCGCCCAAACGATTCAAATTTTAGCACAAAAGCATACCTCTGCGACATCTGCCGGACTGATTATGATGCTTGAAGGAGTTTTTGGGAGTGTCTTTTCAGTTGCTTTTGGTTTTGAGATGTTTACCGATCATCTGTTTTTTGGCGGAATGCTTATTATGCTTTCTCTTATTCTGATGGAAGTTGACTTTCAGCATTTGTTCATCAAGATCCGCAGCAGCTCTAAAGGCTGA
- a CDS encoding DL-endopeptidase inhibitor IseA family protein, producing MELIPFMQKERQTMTTPLTRKLAAGVLAGTLLLSGIAIGIPSHASAKGLGPGQAAAIAAASKTFTYKNAVYTLRLPNDWKHRLQFAEKDKQTLVYYVPQSKSLQKEVLFTIEAIDSAKWTDDKESGVYTSLGSLNGSVYALHKSGETPYAKKPNSSDYRMARKILATLKNSLSFSFNQTQQAAPSMALVLTDARQAAELYAFGLQRRSASIQYATFSDALKKTMYPVFKELNWVTGVSSPWITKWEVTKDTAIGSSKEQIELRLDTATSTGSEPSVQLTLFLEKENGSWVIAALSSDRELPRSGVPVKKDGVPAFGSADAVSLAAKAAAHYWHILSGGKVVKEGEIREFSIPGKGDHYRWLGEDLSTKEKLFAYLKEVYTPEKVQQYWNSQTQSGSLAIVGGRLAQPNADGGSLRDWTKAKAS from the coding sequence ATGGAATTGATCCCATTCATGCAGAAGGAGCGACAGACTATGACCACCCCTCTGACTCGCAAGCTGGCGGCAGGAGTTCTCGCGGGAACGCTGCTCTTATCGGGCATCGCCATAGGTATCCCTAGCCATGCATCGGCTAAAGGTCTTGGACCGGGGCAAGCCGCCGCAATCGCCGCCGCTTCCAAAACGTTTACGTACAAGAACGCCGTATACACTCTTCGCCTGCCGAACGATTGGAAGCACCGGCTTCAATTCGCCGAGAAAGACAAGCAAACCCTTGTGTATTACGTTCCGCAGAGCAAATCGCTGCAAAAAGAAGTGCTGTTCACCATCGAGGCGATCGACAGTGCAAAATGGACGGATGATAAGGAAAGCGGAGTATATACATCGCTCGGCAGCCTGAACGGCAGTGTATACGCGCTGCACAAGTCCGGAGAAACGCCTTATGCCAAGAAGCCGAACAGTTCGGATTACCGAATGGCGCGTAAAATTTTGGCCACCCTGAAAAACTCGCTTTCCTTTTCCTTTAATCAAACGCAGCAAGCGGCTCCGTCCATGGCTCTCGTACTGACCGATGCGAGACAGGCCGCGGAGCTGTATGCCTTCGGACTGCAGCGGCGCAGCGCCTCCATTCAGTATGCGACCTTCTCGGACGCACTGAAAAAGACGATGTATCCCGTGTTCAAGGAGCTGAACTGGGTTACCGGCGTCTCCAGTCCCTGGATCACCAAATGGGAAGTGACCAAGGACACGGCAATCGGCAGCAGCAAGGAGCAGATCGAGCTGAGACTGGATACGGCGACTTCCACTGGTTCCGAGCCTTCGGTGCAGCTCACGCTTTTCCTTGAAAAAGAGAACGGAAGCTGGGTCATCGCAGCGCTGTCCTCCGACCGTGAACTGCCGAGAAGTGGCGTTCCCGTCAAAAAAGACGGCGTTCCCGCATTTGGTTCCGCCGATGCCGTAAGCCTGGCAGCCAAAGCGGCGGCCCATTACTGGCATATCCTGAGCGGCGGCAAAGTGGTGAAGGAAGGAGAGATCCGGGAATTTTCCATTCCGGGCAAGGGCGACCATTACCGGTGGCTGGGTGAGGATCTCTCCACCAAAGAGAAGCTGTTCGCTTATCTGAAGGAGGTCTACACGCCGGAGAAAGTCCAGCAGTACTGGAACAGCCAGACGCAAAGCGGCAGTCTCGCCATAGTCGGCGGACGCCTCGCCCAGCCGAATGCCGATGGAGGCAGTCTGCGGGATTGGACCAAGGCGAAAGCAAGCTAG
- a CDS encoding acrylyl-CoA reductase family protein, which produces MSPSFQALFVDNTEPFSVAVKPASLNDLPAGEVVIKVAYSSVNYKDGLASIPDGNIVKSYPFVPGIDLSGVVESSEDERFQQGQPVLVTGYGLGVSHFGGYSEYARVPADWVVPLPDGLSLKEAMIYGTAGFTAAMSIQALEDNGASPDQGKVLVTGAAGGVGGAAVAMLAQRGYLVVAGTGRTSESGYLKRLGAAEVISRSEIYDPEAKQRPLDKQLWQAAVDPVGGNQLAAILSKISYRGSVAVSGLTGGTKVPATVLPFILRGVNLLGIDSVSCPAELRLKVWKRMATDLKPAELEALIDREVTLTELPQALADILKSNTRGRVLVKLS; this is translated from the coding sequence ATGTCCCCATCCTTTCAAGCCCTGTTTGTAGACAACACGGAGCCGTTCAGCGTCGCCGTCAAACCGGCTTCATTAAACGATCTGCCCGCAGGAGAAGTGGTCATCAAGGTTGCTTATTCCAGTGTGAACTACAAGGACGGTCTGGCCTCCATCCCGGACGGCAATATCGTCAAATCGTATCCTTTCGTGCCCGGCATCGATTTGTCCGGCGTGGTGGAATCCTCCGAGGATGAACGGTTTCAGCAAGGCCAGCCGGTACTGGTTACCGGTTACGGACTCGGCGTGTCCCATTTCGGCGGTTACAGCGAATACGCCCGCGTCCCCGCGGACTGGGTCGTTCCGCTGCCGGACGGCTTATCCCTGAAGGAAGCGATGATTTACGGCACGGCGGGCTTTACGGCGGCCATGTCCATTCAAGCGCTTGAAGATAACGGCGCATCGCCGGATCAGGGCAAAGTGCTTGTCACGGGCGCGGCCGGCGGCGTCGGCGGCGCGGCGGTCGCGATGCTGGCCCAGCGCGGCTATCTGGTTGTCGCCGGCACAGGCCGCACCTCGGAGAGCGGCTACCTGAAACGGCTCGGCGCGGCCGAAGTGATCTCGAGAAGCGAGATCTATGACCCCGAAGCCAAGCAAAGACCGCTGGACAAACAGCTCTGGCAGGCCGCCGTCGATCCGGTTGGCGGGAATCAGCTCGCGGCGATATTAAGCAAAATATCGTACCGGGGCTCGGTCGCCGTCAGCGGACTTACGGGCGGCACGAAGGTTCCGGCAACGGTGCTGCCGTTCATTCTGCGCGGCGTGAATCTGCTCGGCATCGACTCCGTCTCCTGCCCCGCCGAGCTGCGGCTCAAAGTGTGGAAACGGATGGCGACCGATCTGAAACCAGCGGAGCTGGAAGCTCTTATCGACCGTGAAGTAACGCTGACTGAGCTGCCGCAGGCGCTCGCCGATATCCTGAAATCGAACACGCGCGGCCGGGTGCTGGTGAAACTGTCCTGA
- a CDS encoding TetR/AcrR family transcriptional regulator: MVRYKKSEEKRKQILYAAFQAIAEQGYDAVTLQTIADSAKVSKGVVHYYFDNKEAVLVELLSWLTGKIYEKESAAVNGQSTAEEKMAAYIDSVFVSPEKNRDFYRVYLDFLARASRSPAYREINSRFYGNCARISAEIVELGQREGVFDPRLSVRETAPVIRSIIDGCLIQWLMTGQDELHSVYRDSCRQAVMKLLALDTVKKS; encoded by the coding sequence ATGGTCCGTTACAAAAAATCCGAGGAAAAACGCAAACAGATTCTGTACGCCGCCTTTCAGGCCATCGCCGAACAGGGGTATGACGCCGTAACGCTTCAGACGATTGCGGACAGCGCGAAGGTCAGTAAAGGTGTCGTTCATTATTATTTCGATAACAAAGAGGCGGTGCTTGTGGAGCTGCTGAGCTGGCTGACCGGCAAAATCTATGAAAAAGAATCCGCGGCGGTAAACGGACAGTCCACGGCGGAGGAAAAAATGGCCGCCTATATCGATTCCGTCTTTGTATCGCCCGAGAAGAACCGCGATTTCTACCGTGTGTATCTGGACTTTCTGGCGAGAGCCAGCCGCAGTCCCGCGTACCGGGAAATCAACAGCCGCTTCTATGGCAACTGCGCGCGGATCAGCGCGGAAATTGTGGAGCTCGGCCAGCGCGAGGGCGTATTCGACCCTCGCCTGTCTGTACGGGAGACCGCTCCGGTCATCCGCTCCATCATCGACGGCTGCCTGATCCAGTGGCTGATGACCGGCCAGGACGAGCTTCACTCCGTATACAGGGATTCCTGCCGGCAGGCGGTCATGAAGCTGCTCGCTTTGGATACGGTGAAAAAGTCATAG
- a CDS encoding ABC transporter substrate-binding protein: MKLHGQYMRVRAHYGSADEVSITLDELAEVLGCTHRNVLNILGKMAGNGWVAWTPSRGRGRRSLLRFLTPRDDVAVQSMMQAMGRRDAVSAAMEDIRSHAGVSALQNSLQSWLLAYSGHHAEMRRDRIIDTLRLPIRQPLHTIDPLHMNLLAESFVSSHVYDGLVRRGAGGEEIVPGIAHAWETDETRTIWTFYLRKEVLLHNGAILDASDVVYSFSRLTRTPQGRLYSFILRDIVEVTALNPLTVGIRLKAPNELFLSFLCTSRAAVVPREPERIREGRFAQKPVGTGPFKIAELNERMCVLEAFPYYFQGRAQLDRVEILHVPWDMEPSAADSGFPFHIIQNPRPEESASLSRIHTETSVRKFITCNTKKAGPLSDPAVRADILSCLDRANEPDKGPGAPGPFGAPGAPDTDGVPGASIAFGPSGSCPPSAGTTASLPGLSLRIATIPQYAADAELVAARLERSGVSAAIVSVPPEEFKGPVRMEADLILFSLVRDRDEQLRLFDLYQTLAEHVTPQIRAEIEAGLHLIVRESCHAARAEAFRRIEDRLIEERELHILYEKPVETAYLPSVRGVRFNSQGWIDLRHVWFPQPC; encoded by the coding sequence ATGAAGCTGCACGGCCAATACATGCGGGTGCGCGCCCATTACGGCAGCGCCGATGAAGTCTCCATTACACTGGACGAGCTTGCAGAGGTTCTTGGCTGCACGCATCGGAATGTCCTGAATATTCTGGGCAAAATGGCGGGCAACGGCTGGGTGGCGTGGACGCCAAGCCGCGGACGCGGGCGCCGTTCCCTGCTGCGCTTTCTGACGCCTCGGGACGATGTCGCCGTCCAGTCGATGATGCAGGCCATGGGGCGTAGGGACGCCGTCTCGGCCGCAATGGAGGACATCCGTTCCCATGCGGGAGTCTCGGCGCTTCAGAATTCGCTGCAAAGCTGGCTGCTGGCCTATTCCGGCCATCACGCCGAAATGCGCAGGGACCGGATCATCGACACGCTCCGGCTGCCCATCCGCCAGCCGCTGCATACAATTGATCCCCTGCACATGAACCTGCTGGCCGAATCCTTTGTTTCCAGCCATGTATATGACGGGCTTGTCCGCAGGGGGGCCGGTGGCGAAGAGATTGTTCCCGGCATTGCGCATGCCTGGGAGACTGACGAGACTCGGACGATCTGGACCTTTTATCTCCGTAAGGAAGTGCTCCTGCATAACGGCGCCATTCTTGACGCGAGCGATGTCGTCTACTCCTTCTCCCGCTTGACCCGAACGCCCCAGGGCAGACTGTACAGCTTTATTTTGCGGGATATTGTTGAAGTAACGGCACTAAATCCGCTGACGGTAGGCATCCGGCTCAAGGCTCCGAACGAACTGTTTCTTTCGTTTCTGTGCACGAGCCGGGCAGCCGTTGTTCCGCGCGAACCGGAGCGCATAAGGGAAGGGCGTTTCGCCCAGAAGCCGGTCGGAACCGGCCCGTTCAAAATTGCGGAGCTGAATGAAAGAATGTGCGTGCTGGAGGCGTTTCCGTATTATTTTCAAGGGAGAGCGCAGCTGGACCGGGTGGAAATTCTGCATGTTCCCTGGGATATGGAGCCGTCTGCGGCAGATTCAGGCTTCCCTTTTCACATCATTCAGAATCCCCGGCCGGAAGAGTCGGCTTCATTAAGCCGGATTCACACCGAGACCTCCGTCCGCAAGTTCATTACCTGCAACACCAAAAAAGCGGGACCGCTGAGCGATCCCGCCGTCAGGGCGGATATTTTGTCTTGTCTGGATAGGGCGAACGAACCGGACAAAGGTCCCGGTGCTCCCGGTCCGTTTGGAGCCCCCGGTGCTCCCGATACAGATGGTGTCCCGGGCGCTTCCATTGCTTTCGGCCCCTCCGGTTCTTGCCCTCCCTCCGCCGGAACAACCGCCTCGTTGCCCGGGCTCTCCCTGCGGATTGCCACGATTCCGCAGTATGCGGCGGACGCCGAGCTCGTAGCCGCGAGGCTGGAGCGAAGCGGCGTTTCGGCGGCGATCGTCTCCGTGCCGCCGGAAGAGTTCAAGGGGCCGGTGCGGATGGAAGCCGACCTTATACTGTTCTCGCTCGTGCGCGACCGGGACGAGCAGCTGAGGCTGTTCGATCTGTATCAGACGCTGGCGGAGCATGTCACGCCGCAGATCCGGGCGGAGATCGAAGCCGGGCTGCATCTGATCGTGCGCGAGTCCTGTCATGCGGCAAGGGCCGAGGCGTTCCGCCGAATCGAGGACCGGCTGATCGAGGAGCGGGAGCTGCATATTTTGTACGAAAAACCGGTAGAAACCGCCTATCTACCTTCTGTCCGGGGAGTCCGGTTCAACAGCCAGGGCTGGATCGATCTGCGGCATGTGTGGTTTCCGCAGCCCTGCTGA